A region from the Sorex araneus isolate mSorAra2 chromosome 6, mSorAra2.pri, whole genome shotgun sequence genome encodes:
- the TBC1D10C gene encoding carabin — translation MAQALGEDLAQDDSSSLGSDSELNGPGPYRQADRYGFIGGSSAEPRPGQPPADLIRQREMKWVEMTSHWDKTMSRRYKKVKMKCRKGIPSALRARCWPLLCGAHVCQSSNPKTYEELSKASGDPQWVETISRDLHRQFPLHEMFVSPQGHGQQALLEVLKAYTLYRPEQGYCQAQGPVAAVLLMHLPPEEAFWCLVQICDSYLPGYYGPHMEAVRLDAEVFSALLRRLLPRAHKHLQRAGVGPLLYLPEWFLCIFARSLPFPTVLRVWDAFLSEGVKVLFRAGLTLVRLALGTSEQRLACPGLLETLEALRTVPQAQLQEEVFMAQVHGVALSEQDLQREIKTQLAQLPASASGPSPRPQDRLSGAPAIFQAQQLARLCPDARRPEVPHIVVQPPEEPRRKPQTRGKTFHGFLTRARGPPIQGPPRSHRSSASFLDTRF, via the exons ATGGCCCAGGCCCTGGGGGAGGATCTGGCGCAAGATGACTCCAGCTCTTTGGGGTCAGACTCTGAGCTGAATGGGCCGGGCCCTTACCGCCAGGCGGACCGCTATGGCTTCATTGGGGGCAGCTCAGCAGAGCCCAG gccaggccagcctcCGGCAGATCTCATCCGCCAACGGGAGATGAAGTGGGTGGAGATGACATCACACTGGGACAAAACCATGTCACGGAGGTACAAGAAG GTCAAGATGAAATGCCGGAAAGGGATCCCGTCGGCCCTGCGGGCCCGCTGCTGGCCCCTGCTGTGCGGCGCCCACGTGTGCCAGAGCAGCAACCCCAAGACCTATGAG GAGCTGTCCAAGGCCTCGGGGGACCCCCAGTGGGTGGAGACCATCAGCAGGGACCTGCACCGGCAGTTTCCCCTGCATGAGATGTTCGTGTCACCGCAGGGCCACGG GCAGCAAGCGCTCCTGGAGGTCCTCAAGGCCTACACGCTGTACCGGCCCGAGCAGGGCTActgccaggcccagggccccgTGGCCGCCGTGCTGCTCATGCACCTGCCCCCCGAG GAGGCCTTCTGGTGCCTGGTGCAGATCTGCGACTCCTACCTCCCCGGCTACTACGGGCCCCACATG GAGGCCGTGCGACTGGATGCCGAGGTGTTCTCCGCCCTGCTGCGGCGGCTGCTGCCACGGGCCCACAAGCACCTGCAGCGGGCGGGCGTCGGGCCGCTGCTCTACCTGCCCGAGTGGTTCCTGTGCATCTTCGCCCgctccctgcccttccccacGGTGCTGCGCGTCTGGGACGCCTTCCTCAGCGAGG GCGTGAAGGTGCTGTTTCGTGCGGGGCTGACGCTGGTGCGCCTGGCGCTGGGCACCTCGGAACAGCGCCTGGCCTGCCCCGGGCTCCTGGAGACGCTCGAGGCCCTTCGGACCGTGCCCCAGGCGCAGCTGCAGGAGGAGGTCTTCATGGCACAG gTGCACGGCGTGGCTCTGTCGGAGCAGGACCTGCAGCGGGAGATCAAGACCCAGCTGGCCCAGCTGCCTGCCTCGGCGTCGGGCCCCTCCCCGCGGCCCCAGGACCGCCTGTCCGGGGCCCCGGCCATCTTCCAGGCCCAGCAGCTGGCCAGGCTGTGCCCGGACGCCAGGAGGCCTGAGGTGCCACACATCGTGGTCCAGCCCCCGGAGGAGCCCAGGCGCAAGCCCCAGACCCGAGGCAAGACGTTCCACGGCTTCCTGACTCGGGCACGGGGCCCCCCTATCCAGGGGCCCCCCAGGTCCCATCGAAGTTCGGCCTCCTTCCTGGACACCCGGTTCTAA
- the RAD9A gene encoding cell cycle checkpoint control protein RAD9A isoform X2: MKCLVTGGNVKVLGKAVHSLSRVGDELYLEPLEDGQYQARAPGQHPLRCKILMKSFLSVFRSPAVLEKTVERCCLSLSGRSSRLVVQLHCRYGVRKTHNLSFQDCESLQAVFDTTLCPHVLRAPARVLAEAILPFPLALAEVTLGIGADRRVILRSYQEEEADSPARAMVTQMSLGEADFQTLQAREGVAVTFCLKEFRGLLSFAESANLSLSIHFDGPGRPAVFAVTDSLLDGHFVLATLSEPDPPAPAPGPSAPRRSQSQSQGTPNLDDFAGDDIDSYMIAMETPVGSSEGSLAPDLPRPHNPSPPKEEEEEEEESEDAEPGTVPGTPPTKKFRSLFFGSILGPARSPQGPSPVLAEDSEGEG; the protein is encoded by the exons ATGAAGTGTCTAGTTACCGGCGGCAACGTGAAGG TGCTTGGCAAGGCCGTCCACTCCCTGTCCCGGGTCGGGGACGAGCTCTACCTGGAGCCTCTGGAAGACGGG CAGTACCAGGCCCGCGCGCCCGGCCAGCACCCCCTGCGCTGCAAGATCCTGATGAAG TCGTTCCTGTCCGTCTTCCGCTCGCCGGCTGTGCTGGAGAAGACAGTGGAGCGATGCTGCCTGTCCCTCAGCGGCCGGAGCAGCCGCCTGGTGGTCCAGCTGCACTGCAGATACG GGGTGAGGAAGACACACAACCTGTCCTTCCAGGACTGCGAGTCCCTGCAGGCCGTCTTCGACACCACCCTGTGTCCCCACGTGCTCCGCGCTCCAGCCCG GGTCCTGGCTGAGGCCATCCTGCCCTTCCCCCTGGCACTGGCCGAAGTGACGCTGGGCATTGGCGCGGACCGCAGGGTCATTCTGCGCAGCtaccaggaggaggaggcag ATAGCCCCGCGAGAGCCATGGTGACCCAGATGAGCCTGGGGGAGGCCGACTTCCAGACGCTGCAGGCCCGGGAAGGGGTGGCTGTCACTTTCTGCCTCAAGGAATTCCGG GGGCTGCTGAGCTTCGCTGAGTCCGCCAACCTGTCTCTGAGCATTCACTTCGACGGGCCCGGCAG GCCTGCCGTCTTTGCCGTCACAGACAGCCTGCTGGACGGCCACTTCGTGCTGGCCACCCTCTCGGAGCCAGACCctccggccccagccccgggcccctccgCGCCCCGCAGGTCACAGTCTCAGTCCCAGGG CACGCCCAACCTGGATGACTTTGCCGGTGACGACATCGACTCCTACATGATCGCCATGGAAACGCCAGTGGGCAGCAGCGAGGGCTCCCTTGCACCTGACCTCCCGCGCCCCCACAACCCCAGCCCccccaaggaggaggaggaggaggaggaagagagtgaagaCGCAGAACCCGGCACAGTGCCTGGGACGCCCCCCACCAAGAAG TTCCGCTCGCTCTTCTTCGGCTCCATCCTGGGCCCCGCGCGCTCCCCGCAGGGCCCCAGCCCTGTGCTGGCCGAAGACAGCGAAGGCGAAGGCTGA
- the CLCF1 gene encoding cardiotrophin-like cytokine factor 1, with translation MPSPPPGRPQEAQGGTAPPRLTSPPPRCSGRERSPRSPPFLLPRLPHPGEGRYNLWLQLYTSEKKKKVCRMSHTEKKNPKPSEKNLRVGLADGLIKAPRSAAAPLRPPPGEQPRGARGPMDLRAGDSWGVLACLCTVLWHLPAVPALNRTGDPGPGPSIQKTYDLTRYLEHQLRSLAGTYLNYLGPPFNEPDFNPPRLGAETLPRATVNLDVWRSLNDKLRLTQNYEAYSHLLCYLRGLTRQAATAELRRGLAHFCTSLQGLLGSIAGVMAALGYPLPQPRPGGESAWAPGPAHSDFLQKMDDFWLLKELQTWLWRSAKDFNRLKKKVPPPPSAAVTLPLPARGF, from the exons atgccctccccgcccccggggcgcccgcaggaggcccagggtgggACCGCGCCGCCTCGCCTCACCTCACCCCCCCCTCGGtgcagtgggagggagaggagccccagaagccctcccttcctcctcccccgcctcccccaccccggggagggcCGCTACAATTTGTGGTTACAGCTTTACacgtcagaaaaaaaaaaaaaagtttgcagaATGTCCCACAccgaaaaaaaaaatccgaaaccGAGCGAAAAAAACCTGCGAGTGGGCCTGGCGGATGGGCTTATTAAGGCTCCGCGGAGCGCGGCGGCTCCACTCCGCCCGCCTCCGGGAGAGCAGCCGCGCGGCGCCCGCGGCCCCATGGACCTCCGAGCAG GGGACTCGTGGGGGGTGCTCGCCTGCCTGTGTACTGTGCTCTGGCACCTCCCCGCGGTGCCGGCCCTCAACCGCACTGGGGACCCCGGGCCCGGGCCCTCCATCCAGAAAACCTACGACCTCACCCGCTACCTGGAGCACCAACTCCGCAGCCTGGCCGGGACCTAT CTGAACTACCTGGGCCCCCCTTTCAACGAACCGGACTTCAACCCGCCCCGGCTGGGCGCCGAGACTCTGCCCAGGGCCACCGTCAACTTGGACGTGTGGCGGAGTCTCAATGACAAACTGCGCCTGACCCAGAACTACGAGGCCTACAGTCACCTCCTGTGCTACCTGCGCGGCCTCACGCGCCAGGCGGCCACGGCTGAGCTGCGCCGCGGCCTGGCTCACTTCTGCACCAGCCTGCAGGGGCTGCTGGGCAGCATTGCGGGCGTGATGGCCGCCCTGGGCTACCCGCTGCCCCAGCCGCGGCCTGGCGGGGAGTCGGCGTGGGCGCCGGGCCCCGCGCACAGCGACTTCCTGCAGAAGATGGACGACTTCTGGCTGCTCAAGGAGCTGCAGACCTGGCTGTGGCGCTCGGCCAAGGACTTCAACCGGCTCAAGAAGAAGGTGCCACCGCCGCCCTCGGCCGCCGTGACCCTGCCCCTGCCGGCCCGCGGCTTCTGA
- the PPP1CA gene encoding serine/threonine-protein phosphatase PP1-alpha catalytic subunit yields the protein MSDSEKLNLDSIIGRLLEVQGSRPGKNVQLTENEIRGLCLKSREIFLSQPILLELEAPLKICGDIHGQYYDLLRLFEYGGFPPESNYLFLGDYVDRGKQSLETICLLLAYKIKYPENFFLLRGNHECASINRIYGFYDECKRRYNIKLWKTFTDCFNCLPIAAIVDEKIFCCHGGLSPDLQSMEQIRRIMRPTDVPDQGLLCDLLWSDPDKDVQGWGENDRGVSFTFGAEVVAKFLHKHDLDLICRAHQVVEDGYEFFAKRQLVTLFSAPNYCGEFDNAGAMMSVDETLMCSFQILKPADKNKGKYGQFSGLNPGGRPITPPRNSAKAKK from the exons ATGTCCGACAGCGAGAAGCTCAACCTGGACTCTATCATCGGGCGCCTGCTGGAAG TGCAGGGCTCGCGGCCTGGAAAGAATGTCCAGCTGACGGAGAATGAGATCCGCGGTCTGTGCCTCAAATCCCGGGAGATTTTCCTGAGCCAGCCCATCCTGCTGGAGCTGGAGGCCCCCCTCAAGATCTGCG GGGACATCCACGGCCAGTACTACGACCTCCTGCGCCTGTTCGAGTACGGGGGCTTCCCGCCGGAGAGCAACTACCTCTTCCTGGGGGACTACGTGGACCGGGGCAAGCAGTCGCTGGAGACCATCTGCCTGCTGCTGGCCTATAAGATCAAGTACCCCGAGAACTTCTTCCTGCTGCGTGGGAACCACGAGTGCGCCAGCATCAACCGCATCTACGGCTTCTACGATGAAT GTAAACGGCGCTACAACATCAAGCTGTGGAAGACCTTCACCGACTGCTTCAACTGCCTGCCCATCGCCGCCATCGTGGACGAGAAGATCTTCTGCTGCCACGGAG GCCTGTCCCCGGACCTGCAGTCCATGGAGCAGATCCGCCGCATCATGAGGCCCACAGACGTGCCCGACCAGGGGCTGCTGTGCGACCTGCTGTGGTCCGACCCCGACAAGGACGTGCAGGGCTGGGGCGAGAACGACCGCGGCGTGTCCTTCACCTTCGGGGCCGAGGTGGTGGCCAAGTTCCTGCACAAACACGACCTGGACCTCATCTGCCGGGCACACCAG GTGGTAGAAGACGGCTACGAGTTCTTCGCCAAGCGGCAGCTGGTGACGCTCTTCTCGGCCCCCAACTACTGTGGCGAGTTTGACAACGCGGGCGCCATGATGAGCGTGGACGAGACGCTCATGTGCTCCTTCCAG ATCCTCAAGCCAGCGGACAAGAACAAGGGGAAGTACGGGCAGTTCAGCGGCCTGAACCCTGGCGGCCGGCCCATCACCCCGCCCCGCAACTCGGCCAAAGCCAAGAAATAG
- the POLD4 gene encoding DNA polymerase delta subunit 4 isoform X2, translating to MGRKRLITDSYPIVKRREDPTGPTKGELAPEPGEEPQPEALPLSVDDADLELLRQFDLAWQFGPCTGITRLQRWLRAEQMGLEPPREVLQVLQTHPGDPRYQCSLWHLYPL from the exons ATGGGCCGGAAACGGCTCATCACCGACTCCTACCCCATAGTGAAGAGGAGGGAGGACCCTACTGGGCCCACCAAGGGGGAGCTGGCCCCCGAGCCAG GGGAAGAGCCCCAGCCCGAGGCCCTGCCCCTGAGTGTGGACGACGCCGACCTGGAGCTGCTGAGGCAGTTCGACCTGGCCTGGCAGTTCGGCCCCTGCACAG GCATCACCCGGCTGCAGCGCTGGCTCCGAGCAGAGCAGATGGGCTTGGAGCCTCCCCGAGAGGTGCTCCAGGTGTTGCAGACCCACCCCGGAGACCCCCGGTACCAGTGCAG
- the RAD9A gene encoding cell cycle checkpoint control protein RAD9A isoform X3 has translation MKCLVTGGNVKALPAHRELLPLGLCLLPLRPALLPAVPGPRARPAPPALQDPDEVVPVRLPLAGCAGEDSGAMLPVPQRPEQPPGGPAALQIRVLAEAILPFPLALAEVTLGIGADRRVILRSYQEEEADSPARAMVTQMSLGEADFQTLQAREGVAVTFCLKEFRGLLSFAESANLSLSIHFDGPGRPAVFAVTDSLLDGHFVLATLSEPDPPAPAPGPSAPRRSQSQSQGTPNLDDFAGDDIDSYMIAMETPVGSSEGSLAPDLPRPHNPSPPKEEEEEEEESEDAEPGTVPGTPPTKKFRSLFFGSILGPARSPQGPSPVLAEDSEGEG, from the exons ATGAAGTGTCTAGTTACCGGCGGCAACGTGAAGG CTCTCCCTGCGCACCGTGAACTCCTCCCGCTCGGCCTATGCCTGCTTCCTCTTCGCCCCGCTCTTCTTCCAGCAGTACCAGGCCCGCGCGCCCGGCCAGCACCCCCTGCGCTGCAAGATCCTGATGAAG TCGTTCCTGTCCGTCTTCCGCTCGCCGGCTGTGCTGGAGAAGACAGTGGAGCGATGCTGCCTGTCCCTCAGCGGCCGGAGCAGCCGCCTGGTGGTCCAGCTGCACTGCAGATACG GGTCCTGGCTGAGGCCATCCTGCCCTTCCCCCTGGCACTGGCCGAAGTGACGCTGGGCATTGGCGCGGACCGCAGGGTCATTCTGCGCAGCtaccaggaggaggaggcag ATAGCCCCGCGAGAGCCATGGTGACCCAGATGAGCCTGGGGGAGGCCGACTTCCAGACGCTGCAGGCCCGGGAAGGGGTGGCTGTCACTTTCTGCCTCAAGGAATTCCGG GGGCTGCTGAGCTTCGCTGAGTCCGCCAACCTGTCTCTGAGCATTCACTTCGACGGGCCCGGCAG GCCTGCCGTCTTTGCCGTCACAGACAGCCTGCTGGACGGCCACTTCGTGCTGGCCACCCTCTCGGAGCCAGACCctccggccccagccccgggcccctccgCGCCCCGCAGGTCACAGTCTCAGTCCCAGGG CACGCCCAACCTGGATGACTTTGCCGGTGACGACATCGACTCCTACATGATCGCCATGGAAACGCCAGTGGGCAGCAGCGAGGGCTCCCTTGCACCTGACCTCCCGCGCCCCCACAACCCCAGCCCccccaaggaggaggaggaggaggaggaagagagtgaagaCGCAGAACCCGGCACAGTGCCTGGGACGCCCCCCACCAAGAAG TTCCGCTCGCTCTTCTTCGGCTCCATCCTGGGCCCCGCGCGCTCCCCGCAGGGCCCCAGCCCTGTGCTGGCCGAAGACAGCGAAGGCGAAGGCTGA
- the RAD9A gene encoding cell cycle checkpoint control protein RAD9A isoform X1 — MKCLVTGGNVKVLGKAVHSLSRVGDELYLEPLEDGLSLRTVNSSRSAYACFLFAPLFFQQYQARAPGQHPLRCKILMKSFLSVFRSPAVLEKTVERCCLSLSGRSSRLVVQLHCRYGVRKTHNLSFQDCESLQAVFDTTLCPHVLRAPARVLAEAILPFPLALAEVTLGIGADRRVILRSYQEEEADSPARAMVTQMSLGEADFQTLQAREGVAVTFCLKEFRGLLSFAESANLSLSIHFDGPGRPAVFAVTDSLLDGHFVLATLSEPDPPAPAPGPSAPRRSQSQSQGTPNLDDFAGDDIDSYMIAMETPVGSSEGSLAPDLPRPHNPSPPKEEEEEEEESEDAEPGTVPGTPPTKKFRSLFFGSILGPARSPQGPSPVLAEDSEGEG; from the exons ATGAAGTGTCTAGTTACCGGCGGCAACGTGAAGG TGCTTGGCAAGGCCGTCCACTCCCTGTCCCGGGTCGGGGACGAGCTCTACCTGGAGCCTCTGGAAGACGGG CTCTCCCTGCGCACCGTGAACTCCTCCCGCTCGGCCTATGCCTGCTTCCTCTTCGCCCCGCTCTTCTTCCAGCAGTACCAGGCCCGCGCGCCCGGCCAGCACCCCCTGCGCTGCAAGATCCTGATGAAG TCGTTCCTGTCCGTCTTCCGCTCGCCGGCTGTGCTGGAGAAGACAGTGGAGCGATGCTGCCTGTCCCTCAGCGGCCGGAGCAGCCGCCTGGTGGTCCAGCTGCACTGCAGATACG GGGTGAGGAAGACACACAACCTGTCCTTCCAGGACTGCGAGTCCCTGCAGGCCGTCTTCGACACCACCCTGTGTCCCCACGTGCTCCGCGCTCCAGCCCG GGTCCTGGCTGAGGCCATCCTGCCCTTCCCCCTGGCACTGGCCGAAGTGACGCTGGGCATTGGCGCGGACCGCAGGGTCATTCTGCGCAGCtaccaggaggaggaggcag ATAGCCCCGCGAGAGCCATGGTGACCCAGATGAGCCTGGGGGAGGCCGACTTCCAGACGCTGCAGGCCCGGGAAGGGGTGGCTGTCACTTTCTGCCTCAAGGAATTCCGG GGGCTGCTGAGCTTCGCTGAGTCCGCCAACCTGTCTCTGAGCATTCACTTCGACGGGCCCGGCAG GCCTGCCGTCTTTGCCGTCACAGACAGCCTGCTGGACGGCCACTTCGTGCTGGCCACCCTCTCGGAGCCAGACCctccggccccagccccgggcccctccgCGCCCCGCAGGTCACAGTCTCAGTCCCAGGG CACGCCCAACCTGGATGACTTTGCCGGTGACGACATCGACTCCTACATGATCGCCATGGAAACGCCAGTGGGCAGCAGCGAGGGCTCCCTTGCACCTGACCTCCCGCGCCCCCACAACCCCAGCCCccccaaggaggaggaggaggaggaggaagagagtgaagaCGCAGAACCCGGCACAGTGCCTGGGACGCCCCCCACCAAGAAG TTCCGCTCGCTCTTCTTCGGCTCCATCCTGGGCCCCGCGCGCTCCCCGCAGGGCCCCAGCCCTGTGCTGGCCGAAGACAGCGAAGGCGAAGGCTGA
- the RAD9A gene encoding cell cycle checkpoint control protein RAD9A isoform X4 has protein sequence MKCLVTGGNVKVLGKAVHSLSRVGDELYLEPLEDGLSLRTVNSSRSAYACFLFAPLFFQQYQARAPGQHPLRCKILMKSFLSVFRSPAVLEKTVERCCLSLSGRSSRLVVQLHCRYDSPARAMVTQMSLGEADFQTLQAREGVAVTFCLKEFRGLLSFAESANLSLSIHFDGPGRPAVFAVTDSLLDGHFVLATLSEPDPPAPAPGPSAPRRSQSQSQGTPNLDDFAGDDIDSYMIAMETPVGSSEGSLAPDLPRPHNPSPPKEEEEEEEESEDAEPGTVPGTPPTKKFRSLFFGSILGPARSPQGPSPVLAEDSEGEG, from the exons ATGAAGTGTCTAGTTACCGGCGGCAACGTGAAGG TGCTTGGCAAGGCCGTCCACTCCCTGTCCCGGGTCGGGGACGAGCTCTACCTGGAGCCTCTGGAAGACGGG CTCTCCCTGCGCACCGTGAACTCCTCCCGCTCGGCCTATGCCTGCTTCCTCTTCGCCCCGCTCTTCTTCCAGCAGTACCAGGCCCGCGCGCCCGGCCAGCACCCCCTGCGCTGCAAGATCCTGATGAAG TCGTTCCTGTCCGTCTTCCGCTCGCCGGCTGTGCTGGAGAAGACAGTGGAGCGATGCTGCCTGTCCCTCAGCGGCCGGAGCAGCCGCCTGGTGGTCCAGCTGCACTGCAGATACG ATAGCCCCGCGAGAGCCATGGTGACCCAGATGAGCCTGGGGGAGGCCGACTTCCAGACGCTGCAGGCCCGGGAAGGGGTGGCTGTCACTTTCTGCCTCAAGGAATTCCGG GGGCTGCTGAGCTTCGCTGAGTCCGCCAACCTGTCTCTGAGCATTCACTTCGACGGGCCCGGCAG GCCTGCCGTCTTTGCCGTCACAGACAGCCTGCTGGACGGCCACTTCGTGCTGGCCACCCTCTCGGAGCCAGACCctccggccccagccccgggcccctccgCGCCCCGCAGGTCACAGTCTCAGTCCCAGGG CACGCCCAACCTGGATGACTTTGCCGGTGACGACATCGACTCCTACATGATCGCCATGGAAACGCCAGTGGGCAGCAGCGAGGGCTCCCTTGCACCTGACCTCCCGCGCCCCCACAACCCCAGCCCccccaaggaggaggaggaggaggaggaagagagtgaagaCGCAGAACCCGGCACAGTGCCTGGGACGCCCCCCACCAAGAAG TTCCGCTCGCTCTTCTTCGGCTCCATCCTGGGCCCCGCGCGCTCCCCGCAGGGCCCCAGCCCTGTGCTGGCCGAAGACAGCGAAGGCGAAGGCTGA